In the genome of Rhodamnia argentea isolate NSW1041297 chromosome 3, ASM2092103v1, whole genome shotgun sequence, one region contains:
- the LOC115743161 gene encoding RING-H2 finger protein ATL51-like isoform X2, producing the protein MESPGYPETWMPYMTPKDCSQGLCSFYCPQWCSVALPPPPTFRFSDDENPGPTFSPLIIAIIGILASAFLLVSYYTLISNCCGGTSSRRREIYDPDEQLEENRRLSVQEPWQVATGGLDEALIKSIAVCRYKKDDGGVTEGTCSVCLSEFQEDESIRLLPKCTHAFHVPCIDMWLKSHSNCPLCRSDVIFIVPSASPAPTPALATDGSSLGNEPSLEIHQEESEDDNSPAAQDSGSAHKTAQLSSVPKTPSLNSSDLRNHELVHTVIEVREGSSQTPQVRRSFSMDHLCQTWVSVSGTSLQANGQERLVIRVDECTGNAEAGPANHSLGEVPKADLKRRLLHLHCVCGVSPATLKRSFSSGRISILSWPGRPRNAAVPI; encoded by the coding sequence ATGGAGTCTCCAGGATACCCTGAAACTTGGATGCCATACATGACCCCCAAGGATTGCTCGCAAGGTCTCTGCAGCTTTTACTGTCCACAGTGGTGCTCTGTTGCTCTGCCTCCTCCACCAACTTTTCGATTCTCAGATGATGAAAATCCAGGCCCAACTTTTTCCCCACTCATCATAGCAATCATTGGGATTTTGGCCAGTGCTTTCCTCCTAGTGAGTTACTATACCCTGATCTCCAACTGCTGTGGCGGCACCAGCTcgagaagaagagaaatctaCGACCCAGATGAGCAATTGGAAGAAAACCGTCGCCTGTCTGTCCAAGAGCCATGGCAGGTGGCAACCGGGGGATTGGATGAGGCCCTGATCAAGTCGATCGCGGTGTGCAGGTACAAGAAGGACGATGGTGGGGTAACAGAAGGGACCTGCTCAGTGTGCCTCAGTGAGTTTCAGGAGGATGAGAGCATTAGGCTCTTGCCCAAGTGCACTCACGCCTTCCACGTGCCGTGCATTGACATGTGGCTGAAGTCCCACTCGAACTGCCCGTTGTGCCGGTCTGACGTCATTTTCATCGTTCCTAGCGCTTCGCCGGCTCCGACTCCTGCTCTTGCGACTGATGGGAGCTCATTAGGAAATGAACCCTCCCTGGAGATCCACCAGGAGGAAAGCGAAGATGATAATTCACCGGCCGCACAAGATTCAGGCTCAGCCCACAAGACGGCTCAGCTGAGTAGCGTTCCTAAGACCCCATCGCTGAATTCTAGCGATTTGAGGAACCATGAACTCGTGCATACGGTGATTGAGGTGAGGGAAGGAAGCTCACAGACGCCACAAGTCAGGAGATCTTTCTCTATGGATCACTTGTGTCAAACCTGGGTGTCGGTCTCCGGTACATCACTTCAGGCGAACGGACAAGAGCGGCTAGTCATCAGAGTGGACGAGTGCACAGGAAATGCAGAAGCAGGACCAGCGAATCATTCACTAGGGGAAGTACCAAAGGCTGATCTTAAGAGAAGGCTCTTGCACTTGCACTGTGTATGTGGAGTGAGTCCGGCGACATTGAAGAGATCTTTTTCGAGCGGGAGGATTTCCATCCTCTCCTGGCCCGGGAGGCCGAGGAACGCTGCAGTTCCCATCTAG
- the LOC115743164 gene encoding transcription factor bHLH71-like produces MALDALSANDLLNFIIYDTISAAPYSSHDSSATNFFDHHHHLIQQPHQEQAVAAAAGSCSLQANSNNGSPPSPQPPPQNPRARSGERRAAGLGAAAAAQGRKKRKRRPRVCKNKEEAETQRMTHIAVERNRRKQMNEHLAVLRSLMPESYVQRGDQASIVGGAIEFVKELEHLLQSLEAQKLQLSQYQAGQDITNEEADTTSNTNNDDPSKILQPPFSQFFMYPQYTWSQAPNKYTASSASTARAAIADIEVTLIETHASLRILSRRNHRQLSRLIAGFHTLHLNILHLNVTTLDHLVLYSISAKVEEGCQLTSVDDIAGAVHHMLRIIEEGSEIC; encoded by the exons ATGGCACTAGACGCTCTCTCGGCCAACGATCTCCTCAACTTCATCATCTACGACACCATCTCCGCCGCCCCCTACAGCTCCCACGACTCCTCCGCCACCAACTTcttcgaccaccaccaccacctcattCAACAACCCCATCAAGAGCAAGCAGTTGCTGCCGCGGCGGGTTCTTGCTCTCTGCAGGCCAACTCCAACAACGGCTCCCCGCCGTCTCCGCAGCCTCCTCCTCAGAACCCGCGGGCGAGGTCCGGGGAGAGGAGGGCGGCCGGCctgggggcggcggcggcggcgcagGGGAGGAAGAAGCGGAAGAGGAGGCCGAGGGTGTGCAAGAACAAGGAGGAGGCGGAGACGCAGAGGATGACCCACATTGCCGTCGAGAGGAATCGCCGGAAGCAGATGAACGAGCACTTGGCCGTCCTCCGGTCCTTGATGCCCGAGTCCTATGTCCAAAGg GGTGACCAAGCCTCCATAGTTGGTGGAGCCATTGAGTTCGTCAAGGAGCTAGAGCATCTCCTGCAGTCCCTTGAAGCCCAAAAGCTTCAGCTTTCGCAATACCAAGCAGGACAAGACATCACCAATGAAGAAGCGGACACCACCAGCAACACCAACAACGATGATCCCTCCAAAATCCTGCAACCCCCATTTTCACAGTTCTTCATGTATCCTCAGTACACATGGTCTCAAGCCCCCAACAAGTACACAGCCTCCTCCGCTTCAACCGCCAGGGCGGCCATAGCCGACATCGAGGTCACCCTCATCGAGACTCATGCGAGCCTCAGGATCCTCTCGAGGAGGAACCATCGACAGCTCTCGAGGTTGATTGCAGGGTTTCACACCCTCCACCTCAACATCCTCCACCTCAATGTGACCACATTGGACCATCTAGTCCTCTACTCAATCAGTGCCAAG GTTGAAGAAGGGTGCCAGCTCACCTCAGTAGATGACATAGCAGGAGCTGTCCACCACATGCTCAGAATAATTGAGGAAGGCAGTGAAATTTGTTGA
- the LOC115743231 gene encoding protein RGF1 INDUCIBLE TRANSCRIPTION FACTOR 1-like — MGAGGPDDDDNRWPPWLKPLLRESFFVQCKTHADSHKSECNMYCLDCMNGPLCSLCLLSYHKDHRAIQIRRSSYHDVIRVSEIQKVLDITGVQTYIINSARVVFLNERPQPRPGKGVTNTCEVCERSLLDSFRFCSLGCKIVGTSKNFVKKPMKPKKQRAMASDSDEDSYSSSSNSSRRRRHKSPHRVHHHHKVHSFTPSTPPPTATNYRIAKRRKGIPHRAPMGGLVIEY; from the exons ATG GGTGCTGGAGGTCCAGATGATGACGACAACAGGTGGCCGCCATGGCTGAAGCCTCTGCTCAGGGAGAGCTTCTTCGTGCAATGCAAGACGCACGCCGACTCGCACAAGAGCGAGTGCAACATGTACTGCTTAGACTGCATGAACGGACCTCTCTGCTCTCTCTGCCTCCTGTCTTACCACAAGGATCATCGTGCCATTCAG ATAAGGAGGTCGTCATACCACGATGTGATCAGAGTGTCCGAGATACAGAAAGTGCTGGACATAACTGGTGTCCAGACCTACATCATCAACAGCGCCAGGGTCGTGTTCTTGAACGAGCGACCTCAGCCCAGGCCCGGGAAGGGCGTCACCAACACCTGTGAAGTCTGCGAGCGCAGCCTCCTCGATTCCTTCCGTTTCTGCTCTCTCGGTTGCAAG ATTGTTGGGACATCCAAGAACTTCGTGAAGAAGCCGATGAAGCCGAAGAAGCAGCGGGCAATGGCCTCCGACTCCGATGAGGATTCatacagcagcagcagcaacagcagccgccgccgccgccacaagAGCCCCCACCGcgtccaccaccaccacaaagTCCACAGCTTCACGCCGTCCACGCCGCCTCCGACCGCCACCAACTACCGGATCGCGAAGCGCAGGAAAGGGATCCCCCACCGAGCCCCCATGGGCGGGCTCGTCATCGAGTACTGA
- the LOC115743167 gene encoding protein TORNADO 2, with translation MALSNNVIGAINFVAVLLSIPVIGAGIWLSTEADNSCVKILQWPVIIIGVLILVVSLAGFIGGVWRIQWLLIFYLVAMLVMIVLLTCLVVFVYMVTVRGHGHPEPSRAYLEYDLNDYSAWLRRRVKSSYKWDRIRSCLSSTSMCAELNQSYRMAQDFFNARISPLQSGCCKPPTQCGYTFINPTYWISPINMAADMDCLNWSNDQNQLCYNCNSCKAGLLANLKKEWRRADIVLIFALVALICVYLIGCCAFRNAKTEDLFRRYKQGYT, from the exons ATGGCGCTAAGCAACAACGTGATCGGGGCGATAAACTTCGTGGCCGTCCTCCTGTCGATCCCGGTCATCGGGGCGGGGATCTGGTTGTCCACGGAGGCCGACAACTCGTGCGTAAAGATCTTGCAGTGGCCGGTCATCATCATCGGGGTCCTGATCCTGGTGGTGTCGCTCGCCGGCTTCATCGGAGGGGTGTGGAGGATCCAGTGGCTCCTGATATTCTACCTTGTGGCCATGCTGGTCATGATCGTGCTGCTCACCTGCCTGGTGGTGTTCGTGTACATGGTGACGGTGCGGGGCCACGGCCACCCGGAGCCGAGCCGGGCCTACTTGGAGTACGATCTGAACGACTACTCGGCGTGGCTGAGGAGGAGGGTCAAGAGCTCGTACAAGTGGGACAGGATTAGGAGCTGCCTTAGCTCCACCAGCATGTGTGCCGAGTTGAACCAGAGCTACAGGATGGCTCAGGATTTCTTCAATGCCAGGATCTCTCCGTTGCAG TCGGGATGTTGTAAGCCGCCGACGCAGTGTGGGTACACCTTCATAAACCCAACATACTGGATCAGCCCGATCAACATGGCGGCGGACATGGACTGCCTGAACTGGAGCAACGACCAGAACCAGCTCTGTTACAACTGCAACTCGTGCAAAGCTGGGCTGCTTGCGAACCTGAAGAAAGAATGGAGGAGAGCCGACATCGTCTTGATCTTTGCGCTCGTGGCGTTGATATGTGTCTATTTGATCGGGTGTTGTGCCTTCAGGAACGCCAAGACCGAGGACCTCTTCCGCAGGTACAAGCAAGGTTACACTTAG
- the LOC115743161 gene encoding RING-H2 finger protein ATL51-like isoform X1: MTREPSDPLAIPVQENFLESPSHYTHDQIMESPGYPETWMPYMTPKDCSQGLCSFYCPQWCSVALPPPPTFRFSDDENPGPTFSPLIIAIIGILASAFLLVSYYTLISNCCGGTSSRRREIYDPDEQLEENRRLSVQEPWQVATGGLDEALIKSIAVCRYKKDDGGVTEGTCSVCLSEFQEDESIRLLPKCTHAFHVPCIDMWLKSHSNCPLCRSDVIFIVPSASPAPTPALATDGSSLGNEPSLEIHQEESEDDNSPAAQDSGSAHKTAQLSSVPKTPSLNSSDLRNHELVHTVIEVREGSSQTPQVRRSFSMDHLCQTWVSVSGTSLQANGQERLVIRVDECTGNAEAGPANHSLGEVPKADLKRRLLHLHCVCGVSPATLKRSFSSGRISILSWPGRPRNAAVPI; this comes from the exons ATGACCCGCGAGCCTTCCGATCCCCTTGCAATTCCAg TGCAGGAGAATTTCCTAGAGTCTCCCAGTCACTATACTCATGACCAAATTATGGAGTCTCCAGGATACCCTGAAACTTGGATGCCATACATGACCCCCAAGGATTGCTCGCAAGGTCTCTGCAGCTTTTACTGTCCACAGTGGTGCTCTGTTGCTCTGCCTCCTCCACCAACTTTTCGATTCTCAGATGATGAAAATCCAGGCCCAACTTTTTCCCCACTCATCATAGCAATCATTGGGATTTTGGCCAGTGCTTTCCTCCTAGTGAGTTACTATACCCTGATCTCCAACTGCTGTGGCGGCACCAGCTcgagaagaagagaaatctaCGACCCAGATGAGCAATTGGAAGAAAACCGTCGCCTGTCTGTCCAAGAGCCATGGCAGGTGGCAACCGGGGGATTGGATGAGGCCCTGATCAAGTCGATCGCGGTGTGCAGGTACAAGAAGGACGATGGTGGGGTAACAGAAGGGACCTGCTCAGTGTGCCTCAGTGAGTTTCAGGAGGATGAGAGCATTAGGCTCTTGCCCAAGTGCACTCACGCCTTCCACGTGCCGTGCATTGACATGTGGCTGAAGTCCCACTCGAACTGCCCGTTGTGCCGGTCTGACGTCATTTTCATCGTTCCTAGCGCTTCGCCGGCTCCGACTCCTGCTCTTGCGACTGATGGGAGCTCATTAGGAAATGAACCCTCCCTGGAGATCCACCAGGAGGAAAGCGAAGATGATAATTCACCGGCCGCACAAGATTCAGGCTCAGCCCACAAGACGGCTCAGCTGAGTAGCGTTCCTAAGACCCCATCGCTGAATTCTAGCGATTTGAGGAACCATGAACTCGTGCATACGGTGATTGAGGTGAGGGAAGGAAGCTCACAGACGCCACAAGTCAGGAGATCTTTCTCTATGGATCACTTGTGTCAAACCTGGGTGTCGGTCTCCGGTACATCACTTCAGGCGAACGGACAAGAGCGGCTAGTCATCAGAGTGGACGAGTGCACAGGAAATGCAGAAGCAGGACCAGCGAATCATTCACTAGGGGAAGTACCAAAGGCTGATCTTAAGAGAAGGCTCTTGCACTTGCACTGTGTATGTGGAGTGAGTCCGGCGACATTGAAGAGATCTTTTTCGAGCGGGAGGATTTCCATCCTCTCCTGGCCCGGGAGGCCGAGGAACGCTGCAGTTCCCATCTAG